A single window of Clostridia bacterium DNA harbors:
- a CDS encoding endonuclease/exonuclease/phosphatase family protein: MKRLLKAVLILVAAVMLAFAGFVAVVSITDYRPAPVEDVDVDNQRSGVLDADREFAITTFNIGYCGLDKETDFFMDGGTMSRAISKEHVLASLDGVLRFLQGANSDFFFIQEIDRRSTRSYNVDEYDAVTKSVPEYAASFAANYKVGWVPVPVMRPHGRVLGGLATLSRFEAARSRRFSLPGVYSWPTQLFMLDRCLLESRIPLTSGRELVLAHLHLEAYDKGGTIRDQQLGFVKDYAEAELEKGNYVVIGGDWNHMLSENAEEKRAAAGDSWPSWLQTLPDDFTPDGYAWAYDESTPSNRGVDAPYDPGRSFLVTIDGFLVSNNIEIVSVHGHDLGFEYSDHNPVTAVLKLKERSH, encoded by the coding sequence ATGAAAAGGCTTCTTAAGGCAGTGCTGATCCTGGTCGCTGCCGTGATGCTGGCTTTCGCGGGATTTGTGGCAGTGGTGTCTATCACCGACTATCGGCCCGCGCCCGTTGAGGATGTGGACGTGGACAACCAACGCTCTGGGGTGCTCGATGCAGATCGCGAATTTGCGATCACCACCTTCAACATCGGTTACTGTGGTCTGGACAAGGAAACCGACTTCTTCATGGATGGCGGGACGATGTCGAGGGCCATCAGCAAAGAGCACGTCCTTGCGAGTTTGGACGGGGTGCTGAGGTTCCTGCAGGGGGCGAACTCCGATTTCTTCTTCATACAGGAGATAGACAGAAGGAGCACGCGGAGCTACAACGTGGATGAGTATGATGCAGTCACGAAGAGCGTGCCGGAGTACGCTGCATCCTTCGCTGCCAATTACAAGGTGGGGTGGGTGCCTGTGCCCGTGATGCGGCCCCATGGGCGGGTCCTGGGCGGGCTGGCGACTCTATCGAGGTTCGAGGCAGCGAGGTCACGCAGGTTTTCGCTGCCCGGCGTCTACTCCTGGCCCACACAGCTCTTCATGCTGGATAGATGCCTCTTGGAGAGCAGGATTCCGCTGACCAGCGGGCGCGAACTGGTTCTTGCCCATCTTCACCTCGAAGCTTACGATAAAGGCGGTACAATACGCGACCAGCAGCTCGGCTTCGTGAAGGATTACGCCGAAGCTGAGCTTGAGAAGGGCAACTACGTGGTCATCGGCGGCGATTGGAACCACATGCTTTCTGAGAATGCAGAAGAGAAGCGGGCTGCCGCGGGCGATTCGTGGCCAAGCTGGCTGCAGACACTTCCGGATGACTTCACGCCCGATGGGTATGCCTGGGCGTATGACGAGTCGACGCCAAGCAACAGAGGCGTCGACGCCCCCTATGACCCCGGGAGATCATTCCTTGTGACGATAGATGGATTCCTTGTTTCAAACAACATTGAGATCGTGAGCGTGCATGGGCACGACCTCGGGTTCGAGTACAGCGACCACAACCCGGTCACTGCTGTTCTCAAGCTGAAGGAGCGAAGCCATTGA
- a CDS encoding ABC transporter substrate-binding protein — translation MLKRTILTIAACLLIVTASVSVIGATPVNGGTLKIAATSMQQLDPYKTAANDETNLCGLVFDPLVIISKDNFMPIPHLAEKWETPDDLTWIFRIHKGVYFQEGNDIFKKGAKREVTADDVVYSINRFLKVSTKFTLGDIKSVKALDRYTVEIKTPTPSPFLVADSNRLASVGIVPHEAIEKLGEDGFAKRPIGSGPFQLKSFSPDQGAVLERNPNYWLPVHIDKVEFVVIPDPTVQIMALTAGEVDVVPYLFNIDAMATVAKNPKLETMGRGGSYRGLGFNVTKPPFNELAVRDAISKAMDIDAAFKAVVAPHGERAYGQCAPWLPHGYDPTLKSLWKYDPKEALAILQKAGFRDTNGDGILDRNGQPLKVEIRTIPGSQVRVLTILATQLKQIGIDASVMQQDSAVWVSDIVDGNAGVFFDFSFAGTTGLHSLFHSSSIGRTNGHFYSNATVDSLLDRALATTDINKITSLWKQAQRQIMMDRASIPLYFEWGYSIVNKKVNDFVPPWGGLHLVSMENNVWISK, via the coding sequence ATGCTGAAGAGGACGATTCTGACTATTGCGGCATGTCTTCTGATCGTAACCGCGTCAGTCTCGGTCATTGGGGCGACCCCGGTGAACGGCGGGACCCTGAAGATTGCTGCCACATCTATGCAGCAGCTCGATCCGTACAAGACCGCCGCCAATGATGAGACCAACCTGTGTGGGCTCGTATTCGACCCCCTGGTAATCATCAGCAAGGACAACTTCATGCCCATACCGCATCTTGCAGAGAAGTGGGAGACGCCGGATGATCTCACATGGATCTTCCGAATCCACAAGGGTGTGTATTTCCAGGAGGGCAACGACATCTTCAAGAAGGGCGCAAAGCGCGAAGTCACTGCAGATGATGTTGTCTACTCCATCAACCGGTTCCTCAAAGTGAGCACCAAGTTCACCCTCGGCGATATCAAGAGCGTAAAGGCACTGGATCGCTACACTGTGGAGATCAAGACTCCGACGCCGTCTCCATTCCTGGTGGCCGACTCCAATCGGCTGGCGAGCGTAGGAATTGTCCCACATGAGGCCATCGAGAAGCTGGGCGAGGATGGCTTTGCCAAGCGCCCCATAGGCTCTGGCCCCTTCCAGCTCAAGAGCTTCTCTCCTGACCAAGGCGCGGTGCTTGAGCGCAACCCCAACTACTGGTTGCCCGTGCACATCGATAAGGTGGAATTCGTAGTCATCCCAGACCCGACGGTCCAGATAATGGCGCTGACTGCGGGCGAGGTTGACGTGGTTCCGTATCTGTTCAACATCGACGCTATGGCGACTGTCGCCAAGAACCCCAAGCTTGAGACTATGGGACGCGGCGGCTCATACAGGGGCCTCGGCTTCAACGTGACGAAGCCTCCCTTCAACGAGCTGGCAGTGCGCGACGCCATATCAAAGGCAATGGATATCGACGCGGCCTTCAAGGCGGTTGTGGCGCCTCACGGCGAGCGAGCCTACGGACAGTGCGCGCCTTGGCTGCCGCATGGCTATGACCCGACCCTCAAGAGCCTTTGGAAGTACGACCCCAAGGAGGCCCTCGCCATTCTGCAGAAGGCAGGATTCCGCGATACCAACGGCGATGGAATTCTCGATCGCAATGGCCAGCCTCTCAAGGTGGAGATACGAACCATACCCGGATCCCAGGTGCGCGTACTGACGATCCTCGCTACCCAGCTCAAGCAGATAGGAATCGATGCATCAGTAATGCAGCAGGATTCCGCGGTGTGGGTGTCTGATATCGTTGACGGCAACGCCGGAGTCTTCTTCGACTTCAGCTTCGCCGGAACCACTGGTCTGCACTCGCTCTTCCACAGCAGTTCGATCGGCAGGACAAACGGCCACTTCTACTCCAATGCGACCGTGGACTCACTGCTGGATCGAGCTCTTGCCACTACCGATATCAACAAGATCACGAGCCTGTGGAAGCAGGCGCAGCGGCAGATCATGATGGACCGAGCCTCGATACCGCTGTACTTTGAGTGGGGTTACTCGATTGTAAACAAGAAGGTAAACGACTTCGTGCCGCCGTGGGGTGGTCTGCACCTAGTGAGCATGGAAAACAACGTGTGGATCTCAAAGTAA
- a CDS encoding ABC transporter permease — MARFIVRRLLATIPVVIGITFIVFAMVSFAPGDALKLMLGSETVNVENVERLRKELGLDRPWYEQYLSYMRGLLHGDMGRSIVYHRPAADQIRERFGNTAILAVSSTLFALAVSIPLGVLAAANRRSWVDYTATTLAMLGVSLPGFYLGILMIILFGVKLGWLPIRGIGATGAGVWAYVRHLIMPSITLGSGMAAILTRLTRSSVLEALSQDFVRTARAKGVHEQIVLYKHALRNALLPVATTFGMQFGALLGGAVITETIFSWPGIGMLAVNAVKQRDIPLIQGTTLVFALCFVLVTLAVDILYVFIDPRIRYE; from the coding sequence TTGGCGAGATTCATTGTCCGTCGCCTGCTGGCGACGATACCAGTTGTCATCGGCATCACCTTCATAGTGTTCGCCATGGTGAGTTTCGCCCCGGGGGACGCTCTCAAGCTGATGCTCGGTTCAGAGACGGTGAATGTGGAGAATGTGGAGCGCCTGCGAAAAGAGCTTGGCCTGGATAGACCGTGGTACGAGCAATACCTGAGCTACATGCGCGGCCTGCTCCATGGGGATATGGGAAGGTCGATCGTGTACCACCGCCCCGCTGCCGACCAGATACGGGAGAGGTTTGGGAACACTGCAATCCTCGCCGTAAGCTCAACGCTCTTCGCGCTGGCGGTGTCGATTCCTCTGGGGGTGCTCGCTGCGGCCAATCGGCGCAGCTGGGTGGATTACACGGCCACCACCCTTGCCATGCTGGGAGTGTCGCTTCCAGGTTTCTATCTCGGCATTCTAATGATCATCCTGTTTGGAGTGAAACTCGGATGGCTTCCGATCAGGGGCATCGGCGCAACTGGGGCAGGCGTGTGGGCGTATGTCAGGCACCTCATCATGCCGTCCATAACTCTCGGCAGCGGCATGGCTGCCATCCTTACTCGCCTCACAAGATCGTCGGTGCTGGAGGCCTTGTCCCAGGATTTCGTGCGCACTGCTAGAGCCAAGGGAGTGCATGAGCAGATCGTTCTCTACAAGCATGCACTCCGCAATGCGTTGCTGCCAGTGGCTACCACCTTCGGCATGCAGTTTGGCGCCCTGCTTGGCGGCGCAGTGATAACTGAAACCATTTTCTCATGGCCAGGTATAGGCATGCTCGCAGTGAATGCGGTAAAGCAGCGTGACATCCCCCTGATCCAAGGGACCACGCTCGTTTTCGCCCTCTGCTTCGTGCTCGTGACGCTTGCAGTTGACATACTATACGTCTTCATCGATCCGAGGATCAGATATGAGTAA
- a CDS encoding ABC transporter permease, producing the protein MSKDTGVMQETKRTIRSEFAHVVRVFLRHRLGVIGVVMLLAFIASAVFAPVVAPRDPFEMDLAYPFMPPGSPGHILGTDNFGRDIFSRLVYGSRISLLIGVVVVSIASVLGSCLGLFAGYYGGWIDGAVMRLVEVFYSFPFLILVIAVMALLGPSIFNVMWVLGVVSWPLYARLVRAQVMSLKSEDFIKSARALGCSDARIMFRHILPNVLTPVIVSATLGIPGAILSSASLGFLGFGVQPPTPEWGAMVSEAKDFMLLNSNMIIWPGMCIFLVVLSFNFVGDALRDALDPRLAKQLN; encoded by the coding sequence ATGAGTAAGGATACGGGTGTAATGCAGGAAACAAAGAGAACGATCAGATCTGAGTTCGCGCACGTTGTACGCGTGTTTCTAAGGCACAGGCTCGGAGTCATCGGCGTGGTCATGCTGTTGGCGTTCATCGCGTCTGCAGTGTTTGCGCCGGTGGTCGCGCCTAGGGATCCGTTCGAGATGGATCTCGCCTATCCGTTCATGCCGCCTGGGTCGCCAGGGCATATTCTGGGCACCGACAACTTCGGGCGAGACATCTTCTCCAGGCTCGTATACGGCTCGAGAATCTCCCTGCTCATCGGCGTCGTGGTGGTCTCGATAGCGAGCGTCCTCGGTTCGTGCCTTGGCCTTTTCGCAGGCTACTACGGTGGATGGATCGACGGCGCCGTGATGCGGCTTGTGGAGGTTTTCTACTCGTTTCCATTTCTCATCTTGGTGATCGCGGTGATGGCTCTTCTTGGCCCAAGCATCTTCAATGTGATGTGGGTCTTGGGCGTTGTGAGCTGGCCGTTGTATGCCAGGCTGGTCAGGGCTCAGGTGATGTCGCTGAAGTCGGAGGACTTCATCAAGTCCGCAAGGGCTTTGGGCTGCAGTGACGCCCGCATCATGTTCAGGCACATACTGCCGAACGTACTCACTCCTGTGATAGTATCCGCAACACTCGGCATTCCCGGCGCCATTCTGTCATCTGCATCCCTAGGATTCCTCGGATTCGGAGTTCAGCCGCCAACCCCTGAATGGGGCGCCATGGTGAGCGAGGCTAAGGACTTCATGCTTCTCAACTCCAACATGATCATATGGCCTGGGATGTGCATCTTCCTCGTGGTCTTGAGCTTCAACTTCGTCGGCGACGCCCTGCGTGACGCGCTTGATCCGCGCCTCGCTAAGCAGCTGAACTGA
- a CDS encoding M14 family zinc carboxypeptidase, translating into MKNAAISIEDRLAKVPEYTRFVTVDQLYARAHEAAAAHPEFAKLTIVGKSTAGSEIPMISIGGGPASVLVFACPHPNEPIGAMMTYFLMDELVTDEQLRAGRTWHILPCVDPDGTRLNEGWFAGPFSIRNYARGFYRPRPQDQVEWTFPIEYKTLKWDNPKPETQALMKAIEQTRPDVMYSLHNAGFGGAYYYMTDGLGTEHYAELHRIPVERGIALSLGEPEMPWSIQLYPGVFKETSVTDSYDYYSKFAPGDPAQYIVGGAGSSEWAKNVAHPFSLVTEVPYFMSAKIGDQTPTARTRRDVILEGISKSRHVYDVLSKALEATKDLICTGSGPLLRGAVATFVEAGRKSLPSQERWARETPGMEQLATVAQAADSLYVEVFYRMLVASMLARAVEGELKTAGAEGQEPGAKCCGSCCGQSRQATLRRVLDELRMEIDGWASEIEENLAYEVVPIRNLVQVQYGALLVVLEARGL; encoded by the coding sequence ATGAAGAACGCAGCCATTTCCATAGAAGATCGGCTCGCGAAGGTGCCGGAGTACACTCGGTTTGTTACAGTCGACCAGCTCTACGCCCGCGCCCACGAGGCAGCGGCGGCACATCCGGAGTTCGCCAAACTCACCATCGTCGGGAAGTCCACTGCCGGCAGCGAGATACCCATGATCTCTATCGGAGGCGGGCCCGCCAGTGTACTCGTTTTCGCCTGCCCTCATCCAAACGAGCCCATCGGAGCGATGATGACCTACTTCCTCATGGATGAGCTTGTCACAGACGAGCAATTACGCGCAGGGCGCACCTGGCACATCCTTCCCTGTGTCGATCCTGATGGCACTCGTCTCAACGAGGGTTGGTTCGCCGGGCCGTTCAGCATCAGAAACTACGCTCGTGGCTTCTACAGGCCGCGCCCGCAGGATCAGGTAGAATGGACTTTCCCCATCGAGTACAAGACGCTCAAATGGGACAATCCCAAACCCGAGACTCAGGCTCTCATGAAGGCCATAGAGCAGACACGTCCAGACGTCATGTATTCCCTGCACAATGCGGGATTCGGCGGGGCGTACTACTACATGACGGACGGACTAGGCACGGAACACTACGCTGAGCTCCACAGGATTCCAGTGGAGCGCGGCATCGCGCTTTCTCTGGGCGAGCCGGAGATGCCGTGGTCGATTCAGCTGTACCCTGGAGTTTTCAAGGAGACTTCGGTGACTGACTCATACGACTACTACAGCAAGTTCGCCCCCGGAGACCCGGCCCAGTACATTGTGGGCGGAGCGGGCAGTTCGGAGTGGGCGAAGAACGTGGCCCACCCGTTCTCTCTGGTCACTGAAGTCCCATACTTCATGTCGGCGAAGATCGGCGACCAGACTCCCACCGCTCGCACTCGTCGCGATGTGATTCTGGAGGGGATCAGCAAGTCAAGGCACGTTTACGATGTGCTCTCGAAGGCCCTTGAGGCAACGAAGGATCTGATCTGCACGGGTTCCGGCCCACTCCTCCGCGGCGCGGTGGCCACGTTCGTCGAGGCGGGCAGGAAATCGCTTCCGAGCCAGGAGCGATGGGCCAGGGAGACCCCTGGAATGGAGCAGCTGGCGACCGTGGCCCAGGCTGCAGACTCCCTGTATGTTGAAGTGTTCTACAGAATGCTCGTCGCGAGCATGCTCGCCCGTGCCGTAGAAGGCGAGCTGAAGACGGCTGGCGCCGAGGGACAAGAACCGGGCGCGAAGTGCTGCGGATCCTGCTGCGGTCAGTCCAGACAGGCGACACTCCGGCGTGTTCTGGATGAGCTGCGGATGGAGATCGACGGCTGGGCCTCGGAGATCGAAGAGAACCTCGCATACGAAGTCGTTCCCATAAGGAATCTGGTTCAGGTTCAGTATGGAGCGCTTCTTGTAGTTCTCGAGGCCAGGGGACTGTGA
- a CDS encoding ABC transporter ATP-binding protein: MPELREPLLSVKDLVTRFVTEDGEVTAVDGVSFDVMPGETLGIVGESGSGKSVTSLSIMRLIPTPPGNIARGEVMFGGRDLLSLSNNEMRAIRGNDISMVFQEPMTSLNPVFTIGDQIMEAILLHQAVNQRTARERAIEMLRKVGIPSPERRVDQYPHQMSGGMRQRVMIAMAIACNPRLLIADEPTTALDVTIQAQILDLIRQLKADSGASVMLITHDLGVIAETADRVAVMYAAQIVESGDVETIFENPAHPYTRGLLQSVPVLTEDTDRLHSIEGVVPSPFDMPHGCRFAPRCPNADAGCRSEAPQLKAIAPGHEVRCIKARGEAAVR; the protein is encoded by the coding sequence TTGCCGGAACTACGTGAACCGTTGCTGTCGGTGAAAGACCTGGTCACGCGGTTTGTGACTGAGGACGGCGAAGTGACGGCTGTCGATGGCGTGAGCTTCGACGTGATGCCAGGCGAGACCTTAGGCATAGTGGGGGAGAGCGGATCGGGCAAGAGCGTCACGTCCCTTTCTATCATGCGCCTCATCCCGACCCCGCCAGGGAATATCGCGCGCGGTGAGGTCATGTTTGGAGGGCGCGATCTGTTATCCCTTTCTAATAATGAGATGCGGGCGATCAGGGGCAACGATATCTCCATGGTATTCCAGGAGCCGATGACCAGCCTCAATCCAGTCTTCACAATCGGCGATCAGATCATGGAGGCCATCCTGCTTCACCAGGCGGTGAACCAGCGGACTGCACGCGAGCGAGCGATAGAGATGCTGCGCAAGGTGGGAATTCCCTCGCCTGAGCGCCGCGTGGACCAGTATCCGCACCAGATGAGCGGTGGGATGAGGCAGAGGGTGATGATCGCCATGGCGATTGCCTGCAACCCCAGGCTCCTAATCGCCGACGAACCCACCACTGCCCTCGACGTGACGATCCAGGCGCAGATACTGGACCTGATACGCCAATTGAAGGCCGATTCCGGGGCATCTGTGATGCTCATCACCCACGATCTCGGAGTGATCGCAGAGACAGCCGACAGAGTGGCCGTGATGTATGCGGCGCAGATCGTTGAGTCGGGCGACGTTGAGACCATCTTCGAAAACCCGGCGCATCCCTACACCAGAGGGCTCCTACAGTCGGTTCCCGTACTGACTGAGGACACGGATCGCCTGCACTCTATTGAAGGCGTCGTGCCGAGTCCGTTTGACATGCCTCATGGGTGCAGGTTCGCCCCACGCTGCCCGAACGCTGACGCCGGGTGCAGGAGCGAGGCGCCCCAGCTGAAGGCGATTGCCCCTGGGCACGAGGTCAGGTGCATCAAGGCCAGAGGGGAGGCGGCAGTGAGGTGA